The sequence ATACAGCGTAGGATTCAAAATTTCATTGGTTCCGTTACTTGCATCTACGAACGTTGGATAATACTTTTTCGTAATCGGAGTTTCAGTGCTTATTACAGCAGACGTTAAATCAAATAAACCTTTTGTTTCATTATTTTGAAGAAAACATACTGTCAAAGTTGCATCGTTCACAACCGGAGTCGGGAAGAAATCAAGAGTGATTTTTGCAGTTCCAAAACAACCTTCAGAAGTTGTGACAGCTACATATACCGATCCTGCTCCTGAAAAGTAATTTGTAGGATTACTGATCTGATTGGTATTTGCAGTTAAGTCTGCCAATGTAGGATAGAATTTTTTAGTTGTTGGCACTGCGTTGTCTGTAACGTTTGCCGTAGTTAAATCAAAAAATCCGTTTCCTGAATACTGACAAGCTTTTATCGTTCTGTCTGTCAATACGAATGGAACTAAATTTAAGTTTAAAGTAACTTGTTCGCAATCTACAAACTCAGGTGCATTACCGCAGAATTTATACACAATAACATCTGGCCCTAAATATCCAGGGTTTGGAATGTAAGTAATTACCCCATTTGATGGATTTATCGTAACTGTTCCGTGTGTTGGTTGTGTAATAATAGTAACAGAACCTGGTGTTGGAGCCTGTGTAGAGCTGGTAAAGGCAGGGGTGATTGCTTTGCTGCCACAGATGTATAAAGATTTAGTGGTCTGTTGTAGACAAGTAAATACTTTATAAATAGGTGTGGTAAGTGGAGGGCAAGTTCCCATGGTTACCTTTACAGTATAATTTCCTGCTACTAGAGGAGTGTATGTATAAGATGTTGCTCCAGGTATAGCAACGCCATTTAAAAACCATTGATATGTTTCGTATCCATCATCTACTTCCAGAATAATTCCCGGAATACAATCTCCTGTTTGTTTTGCAATTAGAGGGATTGATGAAAATCCTGCAAAATATCCACCATAACCAGAGGTGCTATATCCACCGTTAATTCCCGCTGTGACTGCTTTGTTTGATTGTATGGCTAGATTTCCTGCAACACCTTCTATACTATATGTTACCCAAGCGGTGTTCCCTGTTAATGGATAGGGGCCTTGGGCTGCGGTAGGAGGAGTAGGTGCTCCTCCATTGCTGCTAACAGTTACAGTTGCGCCTGCCTCCGTCAATATGTTTAGTTTAATAACCATATCATTCGGGGTAGGGTTCGGTAAAGGCATTTCATTGATTTTACCAATTTCATCTATTTTTCTTGGTAAGAAGCAGTTCAATGGTGGTATATAATTAAATCCGCACGTTGCATTGCTGTCCTGTACAGATACTAATTGATATAAATAAACGTTTTTAGAAGTCGATACAAGCATATTATAATGACCTGCAGTTCCTTGAGCGACATAGTTGTCTCCGGTAATTCTGTACCATTGACCTTGATTTAATGTTGCTACAGCAGTAGTAGAGCCATTTAAAAATATCTGAGTGTTGCTATCGGTTGCAACAACAATAGCTCCTTCAAGATCTGCCGCTGTAGATCTTGTTCTTACCATTGCAAATGTACTTCCAAGTCTTTCAACAGGTACAGATTGATCTAAAATAGCATCTGATCCTGAAGGACTGTTTCCAAAGTTTCCATTAACGTTTCCGTTTGTAAGTGTAATTGGTTTGTCAGATACAATTTTTGCTCCCATAAATGGAGCAGTACCTGCAGTATTACCTGCAAAAATAAAAGATTGACCTTTATTTAATGTAAATGTTTGGGTATTTCCGGTTGGTGCACCACCGATGAAAGCCACTGCGCCAGTCCAAGTTGCAGTAACAACAGTATTATTTTCAGTTGCTAAAACTCCTGCTGTAAAATTATTACCTATACCAGTAGAAGGTGTATTGGCTACGTAAAATTCTTTTCCAATACCTGCTTTGCCTTTGCTGGTAACAATTTCGGCGTGTGTAGTACTACTTACCATTCGAAGTGTACAATAAAATGGTTTAGCAGCCTGAAGATATAACCCTTTATCTATAACATTAAAAAGTTCTGATGCGGTATTTGTTGATATTCTTGCTGGAGGAATAACAAAAGTCATCGGAGCGCCTTTACTGATAGTAACTGTTCCCAGTGAGACATTATTACTGTATATTGTAACAACAAATGGTGTCAGAGAATCGGTAGACAGATAAACAGATTGGGTGTAAGGTTGTGTAAAATGAAATGGAGCTATCCAATGTTCAGTATCTCTCTGTGCAAATAGAGATGTGAACGAAAGAAAAACCATCACTAAACTGAGTAGAAATCTTTTCATAGGTATAGAATTAGGATTTCTACAAAATTAGTATATTATTTAATATATTGTTAATAAATGCTAAAGAAAATATAAAAATTATTCTCGATTCTTAATTAATAACCATCCGGAATGCGAAACTGGCAATTTAGTTTCGGGTTCTATCCATTTCAAGATGTACCAATAAGTCCCTGTTGACAGAGGTCTTCCACCAGATTTTCCGTCCCATATATAATTTTTATCTGAAGATTTATAAACTGGTGCTCCGTATCTGTCTACCACTTCAATGCTGACATTTTGTTTTAATCTAAGCTCAGAATAGTTCAAAACATCATTATGACCATCACCATTTGGTGTTATTGTATTTACAAGATTTAAAATGATAAACTCTTTTGTAACAGGCTGACATCCGTTTGCACCCAAAACATACACCTTGTA comes from Chryseobacterium sp. 3008163 and encodes:
- a CDS encoding T9SS type B sorting domain-containing protein, which translates into the protein MKRFLLSLVMVFLSFTSLFAQRDTEHWIAPFHFTQPYTQSVYLSTDSLTPFVVTIYSNNVSLGTVTISKGAPMTFVIPPARISTNTASELFNVIDKGLYLQAAKPFYCTLRMVSSTTHAEIVTSKGKAGIGKEFYVANTPSTGIGNNFTAGVLATENNTVVTATWTGAVAFIGGAPTGNTQTFTLNKGQSFIFAGNTAGTAPFMGAKIVSDKPITLTNGNVNGNFGNSPSGSDAILDQSVPVERLGSTFAMVRTRSTAADLEGAIVVATDSNTQIFLNGSTTAVATLNQGQWYRITGDNYVAQGTAGHYNMLVSTSKNVYLYQLVSVQDSNATCGFNYIPPLNCFLPRKIDEIGKINEMPLPNPTPNDMVIKLNILTEAGATVTVSSNGGAPTPPTAAQGPYPLTGNTAWVTYSIEGVAGNLAIQSNKAVTAGINGGYSTSGYGGYFAGFSSIPLIAKQTGDCIPGIILEVDDGYETYQWFLNGVAIPGATSYTYTPLVAGNYTVKVTMGTCPPLTTPIYKVFTCLQQTTKSLYICGSKAITPAFTSSTQAPTPGSVTIITQPTHGTVTINPSNGVITYIPNPGYLGPDVIVYKFCGNAPEFVDCEQVTLNLNLVPFVLTDRTIKACQYSGNGFFDLTTANVTDNAVPTTKKFYPTLADLTANTNQISNPTNYFSGAGSVYVAVTTSEGCFGTAKITLDFFPTPVVNDATLTVCFLQNNETKGLFDLTSAVISTETPITKKYYPTFVDASNGTNEILNPTLYISGDGSVHARVFNSNGCYAIAKINLKVTPPKRSTTLVDKFICIDERITLDAGAGFTSYKWNTGATTQTLQGVGVGEYWVILENNGCFIKQFVSVKKVGEPVITSIEISNSTATVNVQGGNAPYQYAVDTPANWQNSNVFTNLSRGQHRFFVKDAANCDPVSVEITVPNLVNAITPNGDNVNDFLDYSELAYKGDLTFVIYDRYGNKLFTGDRSNNYKWDGKFAGKGILTGTYWYHINWIEPNAQKTPIKYTGWILVKNRE